Proteins encoded by one window of Nomascus leucogenys isolate Asia chromosome 19, Asia_NLE_v1, whole genome shotgun sequence:
- the FZD2 gene encoding frizzled-2, translating to MRPRSALPRLLLPLLLLPAAGPAQFHGEKGISIPDHGFCQPISIPLCTDIAYNQTIMPNLLGHTNQEDAGLEVHQFYPLVKVQCSPELRFFLCSMYAPVCTVLEQAIPPCRSICERARQGCEALMNKFGFQWPERLRCEHFPRHGAEQICVGQNHSEDGAPALLTTAPPPGLQPGAGGTPGGPGGGGAPPRYATLEHPFHCPRVLKVPSYLSYKFLGERDCAAPCEPARPDGSMFFSQEETRFARLWILTWSVLCCASTFFTVTTYLVDMQRFRYPERPIIFLSGCYTMVSVAYIAGFVLQERVVCNERFSEDGYRTVVQGTKKEGCTILFMMLYFFSMASSIWWVILSLTWFLAAGMKWGHEAIEANSQYFHLAAWAVPAVKTITILAMGQIDGDLLSGVCFVGLNSLDPLRGFVLAPLFVYLFIGTSFLLAGFVSLFRIRTIMKHDGTKTEKLERLMVRIGVFSVLYTVPATIVIACYFYEQAFREHWERSWVSQHCKSLAIPCPAHYTPRMSPDFTVYMIKYLMTLIVGITSGFWIWSGKTLHSWRKFYTRLTNSRHGETTV from the coding sequence ATGCGGCCCCGCAGCGCCCTGCCCCgcctgctgctgccgctgctgctgctgcccgcCGCCGGGCCGGCCCAGTTCCACGGGGAGAAGGGCATCTCCATCCCGGACCACGGCTTCTGCCAGCCCATCTCCATCCCGCTGTGCACGGACATCGCCTACAACCAGACCATCATGCCCAACCTTCTGGGCCACACGAACCAGGAGGACGCAGGCCTGGAGGTGCACCAGTTCTATCCGCTGGTGAAGGTGCAGTGCTCGCCTGAACTGCGCTTCTTCCTGTGCTCCATGTACGCACCCGTGTGCACCGTGCTGGAACAGGCCATCCCGCCGTGCCGCTCTATCTGTGAGCGCGCGCGCCAGGGCTGCGAAGCGCTCATGAACAAATTCGGTTTTCAGTGGCCCGAGCGCCTGCGCTGCGAGCACTTCCCGCGTCACGGCGCCGAGCAGATCTGCGTGGGCCAGAACCACTCCGAGGACGGAGCGCCCGCGCTACTCACCACTGCGCCGCCGCCGGGACTGCAGCCGGGTGCCGGGGGCACCCCGGGTGGTCCGGGCGGCGGCGGTGCTCCCCCGCGCTACGCCACGCTGGAGCACCCCTTCCACTGCCCGCGCGTCCTCAAGGTGCCATCCTATCTCAGCTACAAGTTTCTGGGCGAGCGTGATTGTGCTGCGCCCTGCGAACCCGCGCGGCCCGATGGTTCCATGTTCTTCTCACAGGAGGAGACACGTTTCGCGCGCCTCTGGATCCTCACCTGGTCGGTGTTGTGCTGCGCCTCCACCTTCTTCACTGTCACCACGTACTTGGTAGACATGCAGCGCTTCCGCTACCCAGAGCGGCCTATCATTTTTCTGTCGGGCTGCTACACCATGGTGTCGGTGGCCTACATCGCCGGCTTCGTGCTCCAGGAGCGCGTAGTGTGCAACGAGCGCTTCTCCGAGGACGGTTACCGCACGGTGGTGCAGGGCACCAAGAAGGAGGGCTGCACCATCCTCTTCATGATGCTCTACTTCTTCAGCATGGCCAGCTCCATCTGGTGGGTCATCCTGTCGCTCACCTGGTTCCTGGCAGCCGGCATGAAGTGGGGCCACGAGGCCATCGAGGCCAACTCTCAGTACTTCCACCTGGCCGCCTGGGCCGTGCCGGCCGTCAAGACCATCACCATCCTGGCCATGGGCCAGATCGACGGCGACCTGCTGAGCGGCGTGTGCTTCGTGGGCCTCAACAGCCTGGACCCGCTGCGGGGCTTTGTGCTAGCGCCGCTCTTCGTGTACCTGTTCATTGGCACGTCCTTCCTCCTGGCCGGCTTCGTGTCGCTCTTCCGCATCCGCACCATCATGAAGCACGACGGCACCAAGACCGAAAAGCTGGAGCGGCTCATGGTGCGCATCGGCGTCTTCTCCGTGCTCTACACAGTGCCCGCCACCATCGTCATCGCTTGCTACTTCTACGAGCAGGCCTTCCGCGAGCACTGGGAGCGCTCGTGGGTGAGCCAGCACTGCAAGAGCCTGGCCATCCCGTGCCCGGCGCACTACACGCCGCGCATGTCGCCCGACTTCACGGTCTACATGATCAAATACCTCATGACGCTCATCGTGGGCATCACGTCGGGCTTCTGGATCTGGTCGGGCAAGACGCTGCACTCGTGGAGGAAGTTCTACACTCGCCTCACCAACAGCCGGCACGGTGAGACCACCGTGTGA